The nucleotide sequence TGTACTTGCTGGCGGCTTTCACCGGCTGGCTCACCGAACGCGACGCCCTGATCGCGCTGCCGCCCAAGAAGGCAACGCTGGGTCACGTGGCTTTCGATCAAGCGGCGCTGTCCGGCCTGCTCCTGCGCGCGGTGGTGCTGATGCCGTTGAGCGCCCTGCTGATAGGTGTTGCTGTCTGGTGGGCTCGGCGGCAATGACCAAGACGACGCTGGTGCTCGGGGTGATCGCACTTGGGCTGCTGGCGTTCATCCTGCTCTACGAGCGCCACACGCTGACCACGGCCGATCTAGCGGACCGGCAGGGGCGCGTGCTCTTGGAGTTCATACGCCGGCGTGTGAGCAAGGTCGAGCTCGAGCGCGCAGCCGGCAGGCTGGCGCTCTCCCGCAAGGCAGGAGACGAAGACCTGGAATGGAGCGACTGGCGGGTGAGCGCGCCCTACCGGGCGGACGCCGACGAACAGGCGGTAGACGATCTGCTCAGCGAGCTGGAATGGCTTCAAGCCCGCCGGACGCTCGACTCCGTAGACGAGGACGAGCTCGCTGCTTTCGGCTTGCACAAGCCCAAGGTGCATCTGTCCTTTCATGTGGGAGCTCGACAGCACCGCGTTCATGTGGGCGGACACGAGCGGGCAGGACAGGGCGTATACCTCAAGCGCGAACGAGGTGGCCCCGTCTACGTCGTTGATGGGATGCTGCTCGAAGAGCTCGAGCGAGACGCGCTCGCTTTTCATACCAAGAGCTTGCATCCGCCGTTTTCGACCAACCTTGTGCAGGAGCTGAGCCTGCGGGGTCCGCAAGGAGTCCTGCGCCTCGCACGCGCAGGAGAGCACTGGCGCTTTCTCAGCCCGGACGGTGGCGCCGCAGCGGTCGAGGCGGTCGAGGAGCTGCTGCGCGCGCTCAGCGCTCTGCAAGCCGCGCGGGTGGTCGAGCTCGCCCCGCTGGAGCTCGGCACGTACGGCCTGGACCCGCCGCTCGGGCAGGTCGAGGTAGCCCTGCGCAAAGCCGGTCCCAAGACGGCCGGCGAAGCCGATCCCGTTCAGGCGCTCGAGCGCCGGGTGGTGCTGCTGGGAAACGAGTGCAAAGGGCACGAGGCCGAGCGGTACATCGGGAGCGGGCCGGGCCGACCCGTGTTTTGCGCGGGCGCAAAGCTGCTCGAGAAACTGCACCCAAGCCCCGCCGTGCTGCGGGGCAAGCGCCTGCCGCAGGCGGCACGATGACGAGCTGTGCGAGCTCGGCCGGCTACGGAACCTTTCGTGGTGTCAGGGTCCCCCTGCCCGGACTCTCATCGCTCGCTGGTCTTGATGAGCGGTTCGAGGTGATTGAGCCCGCTCGCTCCACCACCGAAGCCTCGAGCAGTTGCGAGGGCGCGCGTAAGCCACTCCTTCGCACGCTGGACTGCTTCCACCATGGGCTCCGCGCGAGCAAGCCTGGCGGCGATCGCCGCCGAGAGCGTGCAGCCCGCACCGTGCGCGTGGCGAGTGGCTATGCGGCGGCCCACAAGCTCGTGGAAGTGGCCGCCAGCCAACAGCACATCGACCGGCGCGCCCTCCAGGTGGCCTCCCGTCACCAGCGCGGCTTGCGCTCCGCAGTCCACGAGCGCTCGGGCGGCATCGCGGGCCTGAGCCGTGGTGCGCACGCTGAGCCCGGTAAGCGACTCGGCCTCCTTCAGGTTGGGTGTCACCAGGCTCGCGCAGGGAAGCAGCGCCTCGATCATGGCACGCCGGACGCCGGAACCCGACAACGGCACGCCCAGCGTGCTCGTCAGGACCGGATCCACCACCAGCGGGATCCGCGTCCGTGCGAGACGTCGCGCGACTATTCGGACGTTGTCGGAGCTGCCCAACGCGCCCGTCTTTGCCGCGGCCACGGGCACGTCCTGCAGTACCGCATCCAGTTGCTGACAAAGCAGATCGGGAGCCAGCACCTCCACGCGAGCCAGCGCTTGCGTGTTCTGCACGGTCAACAACGCAGGCACGGCACAGCCAAAGCAGCTGTGCTGATGGAACACCTTCAGATCGGCCTGCAGACCCGCACCACCCGAAGGGTCGGAACCCGCGATCGTCA is from Pseudomonadota bacterium and encodes:
- the thiD gene encoding bifunctional hydroxymethylpyrimidine kinase/phosphomethylpyrimidine kinase, translating into MATIPAVLTIAGSDPSGGAGLQADLKVFHQHSCFGCAVPALLTVQNTQALARVEVLAPDLLCQQLDAVLQDVPVAAAKTGALGSSDNVRIVARRLARTRIPLVVDPVLTSTLGVPLSGSGVRRAMIEALLPCASLVTPNLKEAESLTGLSVRTTAQARDAARALVDCGAQAALVTGGHLEGAPVDVLLAGGHFHELVGRRIATRHAHGAGCTLSAAIAARLARAEPMVEAVQRAKEWLTRALATARGFGGGASGLNHLEPLIKTSER
- a CDS encoding DUF4340 domain-containing protein, with the protein product MGSAAMTKTTLVLGVIALGLLAFILLYERHTLTTADLADRQGRVLLEFIRRRVSKVELERAAGRLALSRKAGDEDLEWSDWRVSAPYRADADEQAVDDLLSELEWLQARRTLDSVDEDELAAFGLHKPKVHLSFHVGARQHRVHVGGHERAGQGVYLKRERGGPVYVVDGMLLEELERDALAFHTKSLHPPFSTNLVQELSLRGPQGVLRLARAGEHWRFLSPDGGAAAVEAVEELLRALSALQAARVVELAPLELGTYGLDPPLGQVEVALRKAGPKTAGEADPVQALERRVVLLGNECKGHEAERYIGSGPGRPVFCAGAKLLEKLHPSPAVLRGKRLPQAAR